A genomic stretch from Aerococcaceae bacterium zg-1292 includes:
- the cas10 gene encoding type III-A CRISPR-associated protein Cas10/Csm1: MEQRHIELVMGALLHDIGKVIQRANKQRIKHSAVGKEYIEKYVSNRTILDIIANHHAYELTHSKLASNHLAYIVYIADNIASGLDRRNKIEVDSSQANYLNFDAMTNQEDIFNYFLVNPDKGVGNRYYVPRMLDDREEIVMAQESDKSFSAGKYAGIVNRISEQLETLQVEQRHINSLLNLLEATLSYVPSSTNQDEVADISLFDHVKLTAAFSSAIYAYLVDKGETDYKQLLYTHSKQFYSEEAFLLVSFDISGIQDFIYTIRDAKAAKMLRSRSFYLEMLAEHYIDEMLSRLKLTRANVLYTGGGHAYLIVANTEQTKQILADVETEMNQFLREQFGALLYIASGFAPFAGEQLFVGNDASYQAIYKEVSQSISEKKIARYSADDIRQLNQQGKQVGRECPVCHRIHQDATEHCAFCEGLIQLSRPLQIDDFIRISTDTRGVPIGFGCYLDTVKDTAEARKISIGTLYAKNKFYFGDYQNVHLWMGDYHSGQTFNEFASDATGIERMAVLRCDVDNLGQAFIGGYSAPYATMSRTATFSRTMSLFFKYHINHLLQDMNADATIIYAGGDDVFVVGEWSDIIQFAIKLREEFIEFTQGKLTLSAGIGMFPAKTPVSIMAAQTGELESQAKEIDDDKDGIALFDKSNVFKWNHFIRNIWNDKYQLISNYMQYSGLETEMGKGFIYQLITLLRERLNTKDEYKTITWVHWAYYLSRMEPKQAEKRQIFRQFAEKLHGYFETKEDAAELVMALELYIYTIRGE, translated from the coding sequence ATGGAACAACGACACATAGAGTTAGTAATGGGTGCGTTACTACATGATATTGGTAAAGTGATTCAGCGCGCTAATAAACAACGAATAAAACATTCTGCGGTTGGAAAGGAGTATATCGAGAAATATGTGAGTAATCGTACGATACTTGATATAATTGCTAATCACCACGCATATGAGCTAACGCATTCTAAGTTAGCAAGTAATCACCTAGCGTATATTGTTTATATTGCTGATAATATTGCAAGTGGACTTGATCGACGTAATAAAATAGAAGTTGATTCAAGTCAAGCTAACTATTTAAATTTCGATGCGATGACAAACCAAGAAGATATTTTTAATTACTTTTTGGTTAATCCAGATAAAGGTGTAGGAAATCGATATTACGTTCCTAGAATGCTAGACGATCGTGAAGAAATAGTCATGGCACAAGAAAGTGATAAGTCGTTTAGTGCTGGTAAGTATGCAGGGATTGTAAATCGAATTAGTGAACAATTAGAAACTTTACAGGTTGAACAACGACACATTAATAGTTTGCTTAATTTACTCGAAGCAACATTAAGTTACGTACCCAGCTCTACGAATCAGGATGAAGTTGCGGATATCTCATTGTTTGATCATGTCAAATTAACGGCCGCTTTTTCAAGTGCGATTTACGCATATTTAGTGGATAAAGGTGAAACAGATTACAAGCAGCTATTATATACTCATAGTAAGCAATTTTATTCTGAAGAAGCCTTTTTATTAGTTAGCTTTGATATTAGTGGGATTCAAGATTTCATTTATACGATACGTGATGCTAAAGCAGCTAAAATGTTACGCTCTCGCTCATTTTATCTTGAAATGCTAGCTGAACATTATATTGATGAGATGCTTTCAAGATTAAAATTAACACGTGCTAATGTGCTATATACAGGTGGGGGTCATGCCTATCTTATCGTTGCGAATACGGAACAAACAAAACAAATATTAGCAGATGTTGAGACTGAGATGAATCAGTTTTTAAGAGAGCAATTTGGCGCTTTATTGTATATTGCAAGTGGATTTGCACCGTTTGCGGGTGAACAATTATTCGTGGGAAATGATGCGTCATATCAAGCAATTTATAAAGAAGTAAGTCAATCCATTAGTGAGAAAAAGATTGCTCGTTATTCAGCTGATGATATTCGACAATTAAATCAACAAGGAAAACAAGTCGGAAGAGAATGTCCGGTCTGTCATCGTATTCACCAAGACGCAACAGAACATTGTGCTTTTTGTGAAGGGTTAATTCAATTGTCACGACCACTGCAAATCGATGATTTTATTCGTATTTCAACGGATACGCGAGGTGTGCCGATTGGTTTTGGTTGTTATCTTGATACGGTTAAGGATACTGCTGAAGCCCGTAAAATATCAATTGGTACATTGTATGCGAAAAATAAATTTTACTTTGGTGACTACCAAAATGTGCATTTATGGATGGGGGATTATCACTCGGGACAAACCTTTAATGAATTTGCTAGTGATGCAACAGGTATTGAACGAATGGCTGTGTTACGTTGTGATGTGGATAATTTAGGTCAAGCATTTATTGGTGGTTATTCAGCGCCCTATGCAACGATGTCACGGACAGCAACATTTAGTCGAACAATGAGTTTATTTTTTAAATATCATATCAATCATTTACTTCAAGATATGAATGCTGATGCAACGATTATTTATGCAGGTGGTGATGATGTCTTTGTGGTCGGTGAATGGTCTGACATTATTCAGTTCGCAATTAAGTTACGAGAAGAATTTATCGAATTTACCCAAGGTAAATTGACCTTATCTGCTGGTATAGGTATGTTTCCTGCTAAAACACCTGTCTCGATTATGGCAGCACAAACCGGAGAATTAGAATCGCAAGCCAAAGAAATTGACGATGATAAAGATGGTATTGCATTATTTGACAAATCAAATGTTTTTAAGTGGAATCATTTTATTCGAAATATTTGGAATGATAAGTATCAATTAATTTCGAACTATATGCAATATTCAGGTTTAGAGACTGAGATGGGAAAAGGTTTTATCTATCAATTAATAACCTTATTACGCGAGAGACTGAATACAAAAGATGAATATAAGACGATTACATGGGTACATTGGGCGTATTATTTGTCACGAATGGAACCCAAACAGGCAGAAAAACGTCAAATATTTAGACAATTTGCTGAAAAGTTACATGGTTATTTTGAAACAAAAGAAGATGCAGCAGAGTTAGTAATGGCATTAGAATTATATATTTATACGATAAGGGGCGAATAA
- the csm5 gene encoding type III-A CRISPR-associated RAMP protein Csm5, whose protein sequence is MEKIRKEYLMRIMTFAPVHIGSGEELTNKDYIDEGNVFFVPAMENIIEELIKKEPNIINTFESLLYKINNNNNNTLEQLLKLFNVDIKKMKGYRISKGKDTKTNKTGKIEIRPFIRNGLNQLYIPGSTIKGVLRTILEDQFDSFGEKITQEKNKEKINDIFRNIRIMDSDPIPENSFMLARKIDFVGDNPINNNDYNKWNIYRESIEPGTEIYVTVICTSYSAIKFMDQIHELTKKQNMNYYEMFLKYKPEILRQKKTLGYMLYLGGGTGICTKTRIKNPGSSKASNEYALKLTKAQPIKKFLNPGNKEGYYEMGLCYFDIKGVR, encoded by the coding sequence ATGGAGAAGATACGTAAAGAATATTTGATGCGAATCATGACATTTGCACCAGTTCATATCGGTTCAGGAGAAGAACTTACAAATAAAGATTATATTGATGAAGGAAATGTATTTTTTGTCCCAGCCATGGAAAATATTATCGAAGAATTAATCAAAAAAGAACCTAATATCATTAATACTTTTGAATCCTTATTATATAAAATTAATAATAATAACAATAATACTTTGGAACAACTACTGAAACTCTTCAATGTTGATATAAAAAAAATGAAAGGGTACCGTATATCAAAAGGTAAAGACACAAAAACAAATAAAACAGGTAAAATAGAAATCCGTCCATTTATTAGAAATGGTCTAAACCAATTGTATATTCCTGGTAGTACAATTAAAGGCGTGTTGAGAACAATTTTAGAAGATCAATTTGATTCTTTTGGCGAAAAAATTACTCAGGAAAAAAATAAAGAAAAAATAAATGATATTTTTCGTAATATTCGAATCATGGATAGTGATCCGATTCCGGAAAATTCGTTTATGTTAGCTCGTAAAATTGATTTTGTAGGGGATAATCCGATAAATAATAATGATTACAACAAGTGGAATATTTATAGAGAATCTATTGAACCAGGGACTGAAATTTATGTTACTGTTATCTGTACATCATATAGCGCAATAAAATTTATGGATCAAATCCATGAACTGACTAAAAAACAAAATATGAATTATTATGAGATGTTTTTAAAATATAAACCTGAAATTTTGCGACAGAAGAAAACGCTTGGTTATATGCTCTATTTAGGTGGCGGAACAGGAATTTGTACAAAAACTCGTATAAAAAATCCCGGATCAAGCAAAGCTAGCAATGAATATGCCTTAAAATTAACCAAAGCCCAACCGATAAAAAAATTCCTTAATCCAGGCAATAAAGAAGGTTACTATGAAATGGGATTGTGTTACTTTGATATTAAGGGTGTGAGATAA
- the csm3 gene encoding type III-A CRISPR-associated RAMP protein Csm3 has protein sequence MTVQNIKIKITGDLVVLTGLHIGASSAFAAIGATDSPVIKDPVTNLPVIPGSSLKGKMRTLLAEAYNDTVTSYDGDAERIVRIFGRGASSKDENAIAGRLLFRDMVLSNFDELKEKGAQTATEIKFENSIDRRTAVANPRQIERIIPGSLFELELIYSPIDNASISEDLETIVTGLKLLELDYLGGSGSRGYGRVKFENLDAEVVFGEMESKQLETFKAALSSVGE, from the coding sequence ATGACAGTACAAAACATAAAAATTAAAATTACTGGAGATTTAGTAGTACTTACAGGTTTGCACATTGGTGCCAGCTCAGCATTCGCTGCTATTGGTGCAACGGATAGTCCAGTTATTAAAGACCCTGTGACGAATCTACCAGTAATTCCTGGCTCGTCTTTAAAAGGAAAAATGCGTACACTACTAGCAGAAGCATACAATGACACAGTAACTAGTTACGATGGCGATGCAGAACGTATTGTGCGTATCTTTGGTAGAGGTGCTTCATCTAAAGATGAGAATGCCATTGCTGGGCGTCTGTTATTTAGAGATATGGTATTATCAAATTTTGATGAATTAAAAGAAAAAGGTGCACAAACCGCTACTGAAATTAAGTTTGAAAATAGTATTGATCGTCGTACCGCTGTTGCAAACCCACGTCAAATTGAACGGATTATTCCTGGTAGTTTGTTTGAGTTAGAATTAATTTATTCGCCAATCGATAATGCATCAATCAGTGAGGATTTGGAAACTATTGTTACTGGGTTAAAATTACTAGAACTCGACTATTTGGGCGGTAGCGGAAGTCGTGGATACGGACGTGTAAAATTTGAAAATTTAGATGCAGAGGTTGTATTTGGAGAGATGGAATCTAAACAACTGGAAACATTTAAGGCTGCATTAAGTTCTGTTGGAGAGTAG
- the cas6 gene encoding CRISPR-associated endoribonuclease Cas6, producing the protein MKRIKIIFEIEKANPEQKIITDRLGVYLQGVLMRLIDERNAELLHLSTVKPYSQFVQFNKENQQYHWYIHYLDTMAEETFSAVLLSDDFSEFFIESLENVHCRILTKDIEILEVRQLTQEFYSGEAPKRIELQFLTPTTFKQDGQYVLFPDIRLIIQSMMVKYSAIVEKEGYPDEKFLEDIVRTTQIRHYQLRSQSVFVHRYPIIGFKGRITLELHGNETMRRYVYMLVKYATYSGIGIKSAMGMGAVAINRIQ; encoded by the coding sequence TTGAAACGAATTAAAATTATATTTGAAATTGAAAAAGCTAATCCAGAACAAAAAATAATAACCGATCGATTAGGTGTTTATTTACAAGGTGTATTGATGCGTCTCATAGATGAAAGGAATGCAGAATTATTACATTTATCCACTGTAAAACCATATTCGCAATTTGTTCAATTTAATAAGGAAAATCAACAGTATCACTGGTACATTCATTATCTAGACACTATGGCAGAAGAAACTTTTTCAGCGGTGTTATTAAGTGATGATTTCAGTGAGTTTTTTATCGAAAGTTTGGAGAATGTCCATTGTCGTATTTTGACTAAAGATATAGAAATACTGGAAGTGAGACAATTAACACAAGAGTTTTACTCTGGCGAAGCACCCAAACGTATCGAATTACAGTTTTTAACGCCAACAACCTTTAAGCAAGATGGACAATATGTGCTATTTCCGGATATACGTTTAATTATTCAAAGTATGATGGTGAAATATAGTGCCATTGTCGAAAAAGAAGGGTATCCAGACGAAAAATTTTTAGAAGACATTGTGCGAACGACACAAATCCGTCATTATCAATTGCGAAGTCAATCGGTTTTTGTCCATCGATATCCGATTATAGGCTTCAAAGGTAGAATAACGCTTGAATTACATGGAAACGAAACGATGCGACGTTATGTCTATATGTTAGTGAAATACGCTACATACTCGGGTATAGGCATTAAATCAGCAATGGGAATGGGAGCCGTTGCTATTAATAGGATTCAATAG
- a CDS encoding type III-A CRISPR-associated protein Csm6 — protein MKVLISSVGNTDPILKNHDGPLLHIARWYRPEKIILIVSESMVKKVPFVKQVLLAIDGYQPEIVVSDLVISDKEIFLFDKMFEQLNHTIQQYINDKDEFLLNLSSATPQVISALYTINQINEYNVKAVQVASPNAAPPYNFDLTEEKVMELIAGDIDYSEQSTNRVIEDKAEKVSASLVKRNLREMIRNHDYQAAYNVMTHKKSKEYFSNRIRNQINSILDELVHSLKYQTVSSFVKEASEKVGLGEKGQLALNYFLIMNRMRERELMTDFLIKCKSLAEFLLEDYLHLNYPELVVSMDGFPKVNPNHKQAEYVFQMIEAEIEAENKRLNTNRKYNREAYLNLLSFQNMIDCLDPENEITNLIKSTKAINGARNKVAHGLSAIDINNVKSRTLVTIENDLKKLIMKIYQVDESIFSLYDDVDSQLLTLLK, from the coding sequence ATGAAAGTATTAATATCTTCAGTTGGTAACACAGATCCGATACTAAAGAATCATGATGGACCATTATTGCATATTGCAAGATGGTACCGTCCTGAAAAAATCATATTAATTGTCAGTGAGAGTATGGTAAAAAAAGTACCATTTGTGAAGCAAGTTTTATTAGCAATCGACGGATATCAACCTGAAATTGTTGTGTCTGATTTGGTTATATCTGATAAGGAAATATTTTTATTTGATAAGATGTTTGAGCAGTTGAATCACACTATTCAACAATATATTAATGATAAAGATGAATTTTTGTTGAATCTATCGAGCGCAACGCCACAAGTTATTTCAGCATTATATACCATCAATCAAATCAATGAATATAATGTCAAAGCGGTTCAAGTCGCAAGTCCGAATGCGGCACCACCGTATAATTTTGATTTGACTGAAGAAAAAGTAATGGAATTGATTGCAGGCGATATTGACTATTCTGAGCAATCGACGAATCGCGTGATTGAAGATAAAGCAGAAAAAGTAAGTGCTTCATTGGTGAAGCGAAATTTACGGGAAATGATACGTAATCATGATTATCAAGCTGCGTATAATGTAATGACTCATAAAAAGTCCAAAGAGTATTTTTCTAACAGAATCCGTAATCAGATTAATTCTATTTTAGATGAATTAGTTCACTCTTTAAAATACCAGACAGTTAGTTCATTTGTGAAAGAAGCGTCTGAAAAAGTAGGATTAGGAGAAAAGGGACAGTTAGCTTTAAATTATTTCTTAATCATGAATCGGATGCGCGAGCGTGAATTGATGACTGATTTTCTGATTAAATGCAAATCGCTAGCAGAATTTTTATTAGAAGATTATTTACATTTGAATTATCCTGAATTAGTAGTGTCAATGGATGGATTTCCAAAAGTGAATCCGAACCATAAGCAAGCGGAGTATGTATTTCAGATGATTGAAGCAGAGATTGAAGCTGAAAACAAGCGTTTGAATACTAATCGAAAATATAATCGGGAAGCATACTTGAACTTATTATCTTTTCAAAATATGATTGACTGCTTAGATCCAGAAAATGAAATCACCAATCTGATTAAATCTACAAAAGCAATTAATGGTGCACGTAATAAAGTTGCTCATGGGTTATCTGCGATTGATATTAATAATGTAAAATCACGTACTTTAGTAACAATTGAGAATGATTTAAAAAAGCTAATTATGAAGATTTATCAAGTCGATGAATCCATCTTTTCTTTATACGATGATGTCGATTCACAACTGTTAACATTATTAAAATAA
- the csm2 gene encoding type III-A CRISPR-associated protein Csm2 — protein MAILNDKNYVEKAELVIKKMKRTIDSGTLTTTKIRKILILSSYLFDAAQKEAFESLVGRINYVRVQFVYQASRDRELKKLVKEAQLIECVKEITDKASLIRFCRYMEALVAYFKYYGGKD, from the coding sequence ATGGCAATCTTGAATGATAAAAATTATGTGGAAAAAGCAGAATTAGTAATTAAAAAAATGAAGAGAACGATAGATAGTGGGACGTTAACAACTACTAAAATACGTAAAATATTAATATTATCCAGTTATTTATTTGATGCGGCACAAAAAGAGGCATTTGAATCATTAGTCGGTCGTATTAATTATGTAAGGGTCCAGTTTGTTTACCAAGCAAGTCGAGATAGAGAATTAAAAAAACTTGTGAAAGAAGCTCAGTTAATTGAATGTGTTAAAGAGATAACCGATAAAGCATCATTAATTCGTTTTTGTAGATACATGGAAGCTTTGGTTGCTTATTTTAAATACTATGGTGGTAAAGATTAA
- a CDS encoding type 2 isopentenyl-diphosphate Delta-isomerase, whose translation MLKSQLPSYSQQRKDDHVHHALAQQRQHPHSQFDEIRFVHHSFAPLSLDEIDIRTQWANHRHTLPFYINGMTGGSEKTKRYNQQLAQLAHQTGLAMASGSISGALSDASVADSFTIIRKENPNGFVMANLGAHHGVDNAKRAVDLIQANALQIHLNAPQEIVMPEGDRDFTSWLSNIEAMVQALEVPIIVKEVGFGMSQETIQQLIDVGVSTIDVSGRGGTNFIAIENHRRDRLDFQSLINWGQTTPEALLEASPFMDKATILASGGIGDFTDIVKALALGAQAVGLSGRFLHMVHTQGVEESIREVNEWKEAIQQMMLLLGARTITELHHTDIVLTSDLAHWAQSRGINWQRFAVRSRENR comes from the coding sequence ATGTTAAAATCACAATTACCTTCTTACTCACAACAACGTAAAGACGACCATGTACATCATGCACTAGCGCAACAACGCCAACATCCTCATTCGCAATTTGATGAAATTCGGTTTGTGCATCACTCCTTTGCACCACTATCACTTGACGAGATTGACATCCGCACACAATGGGCCAATCATCGGCATACCTTACCTTTTTATATTAATGGGATGACCGGTGGTTCTGAAAAAACAAAGCGCTACAACCAACAATTAGCGCAATTAGCACATCAAACAGGTCTTGCAATGGCATCCGGTTCAATCAGCGGTGCCTTAAGTGATGCCTCCGTTGCAGATTCATTTACCATTATTCGTAAGGAAAATCCTAATGGCTTTGTCATGGCTAATCTCGGTGCTCATCACGGTGTCGATAATGCCAAACGTGCCGTTGATTTAATACAAGCCAATGCGTTACAGATTCATTTAAATGCGCCACAAGAAATTGTGATGCCCGAAGGCGACCGTGACTTCACCTCATGGCTATCGAATATTGAAGCAATGGTTCAAGCATTAGAAGTACCAATCATTGTTAAAGAAGTTGGCTTTGGTATGAGTCAAGAAACGATTCAACAACTCATCGATGTCGGTGTTTCTACTATCGATGTCAGTGGACGTGGTGGCACTAACTTTATCGCAATCGAAAATCATCGTCGTGACCGCTTAGATTTCCAATCCCTTATCAATTGGGGACAAACAACACCAGAAGCCTTACTGGAAGCTAGCCCTTTTATGGATAAAGCAACCATTCTGGCCAGTGGCGGTATTGGTGATTTCACTGATATTGTTAAGGCACTAGCACTAGGAGCTCAGGCAGTAGGTCTATCTGGTCGATTTTTACATATGGTTCATACGCAAGGAGTCGAAGAGTCCATTCGAGAAGTGAATGAGTGGAAAGAAGCCATTCAACAGATGATGTTATTACTTGGCGCACGTACAATTACAGAACTCCATCATACGGATATAGTTCTTACTTCAGACCTTGCTCATTGGGCACAGTCACGTGGTATCAACTGGCAACGCTTTGCGGTGCGTAGTCGGGAGAATCGGTAG
- the cas2 gene encoding CRISPR-associated endonuclease Cas2: MRRWFNLSSQDARFARERSVLCVVIYDIISNKRRVQLSKLLEGYGIRIQRSCFEMKLDYNIYQKLLQELEEYYDEEESDNIIVYRADDAQIRRYSMFYPDHNQDYYIEI, from the coding sequence ATGAGAAGATGGTTTAATCTTTCCAGTCAGGATGCACGTTTTGCACGTGAGCGCTCAGTGTTATGTGTTGTGATATACGATATTATTAGCAATAAACGACGGGTTCAATTGAGTAAGTTATTAGAAGGATATGGTATTCGCATCCAACGTTCTTGTTTTGAGATGAAATTGGATTACAATATCTATCAAAAGTTATTACAGGAATTAGAAGAGTATTATGATGAAGAGGAGTCGGATAATATCATTGTGTATCGAGCAGATGATGCCCAAATAAGACGCTATAGTATGTTTTATCCTGATCATAATCAGGACTATTATATAGAGATTTGA
- the csm4 gene encoding type III-A CRISPR-associated RAMP protein Csm4 has product MTLQLYKMKLSRAHFGSGLLETALPTITCDRLYSAMVNEAFAIGVGEVFINRTLKDDFVLSDTLIEHFGLYFPKPIGYPLRVNQQNELDRSAVKKLKKISMLHEDSIESFIAGNFDTEDIKQYYDEQNEKYKTEYVTRKGIDPYRVGYVSYEDDVYLVFIATKDSLVEQVMTSLQYSGIGGKRTSGYGRFELDIQPLESYIEERITLDYDGPVMLLSTALPIDADLEEAIALGNFLVHKSSGFAFSEQAKGAFRKQDLYKFRAGSTFSRSFRGSIVDVSPDSFVHPVYNFARPIFYRLG; this is encoded by the coding sequence ATGACATTACAGCTTTATAAAATGAAGCTGAGTCGTGCTCATTTTGGTTCAGGATTACTTGAAACAGCATTACCAACGATTACGTGTGATCGACTTTATTCTGCTATGGTAAATGAAGCTTTTGCGATAGGAGTGGGAGAAGTGTTTATCAATCGTACGTTGAAAGACGATTTCGTATTGAGTGATACATTAATCGAACACTTCGGACTTTATTTTCCAAAGCCCATTGGTTACCCCCTTCGAGTGAACCAACAAAATGAACTTGACCGCAGTGCCGTAAAAAAACTAAAGAAAATATCAATGTTACATGAAGATAGTATTGAATCATTTATTGCTGGTAATTTTGATACAGAAGATATTAAACAATATTATGATGAGCAAAACGAAAAATACAAAACTGAATATGTCACACGAAAAGGTATTGATCCGTATCGAGTGGGTTATGTTAGTTATGAAGATGATGTGTATCTTGTATTTATCGCAACAAAAGATTCGTTAGTCGAACAAGTAATGACTAGTTTGCAATATTCAGGTATCGGTGGGAAACGCACCAGTGGATACGGGCGTTTTGAATTAGATATCCAACCACTTGAGTCTTATATTGAAGAACGGATTACTCTTGATTACGATGGTCCAGTTATGTTATTAAGTACCGCTTTGCCGATTGATGCTGATTTAGAGGAAGCAATTGCTTTAGGAAATTTTTTAGTGCATAAATCCAGTGGTTTTGCATTCTCTGAGCAAGCAAAAGGAGCATTTCGAAAGCAAGACTTATATAAATTTAGAGCAGGCTCAACCTTTTCTAGAAGTTTTAGAGGTTCGATTGTGGATGTATCACCAGATTCTTTTGTACATCCTGTGTATAATTTCGCAAGACCTATTTTTTATCGATTGGGGTGA